The DNA sequence CAGCCTGAGTGAAGCAGGGACGAATTGCTCTGATCAGGAAAGCAGTGATTGTGATGATCAACAAGAACAACCATCCAAAGGCCTGTAATTAgaatacaaagaaagaaaatgcatgtaTCAGTATTTTTAGACTCATTGTACAATACCATTAAAACAGGAAGACCATACATTATTTCCAGATGCAttctggccaggatttctatattgctttAATTCAAAGTACCTTCAGagtgtttgaaaatgtaaagaatCAGTGTCATACACTGATTGGTCTGCAcatgcaaacaaagccaaaacctagacATTTTAGGCCATATCGAAATCTTGGCCAGGACGCATCCAGGAAAAATGGCACGTATGGTCACCCtaattaaaagtcaaaatttttAAGTTAGTCTATGCCAGGGGTCATCAAACCTGATCCTgaagggccggtgtcctgcagagtttagtgccatcttgcctcaacacacctgcctggagGTTTCTATTATATCTAGTAAGACCTTGATTacctgcttcaggtgtgtttgattagggatGGACGGgcctaaactctgcaggacaccagccCTCCGGGACCGAACTTGGTGACCCCTGGTCTACACTAATAGTATTAGGctagaacacaaattaaggaTTTTGGATGAAATCAAAGAGCTTTCAGAAAGAACGCAAAAACAATGACTTCTCTTCAGTGTCACCATCTACTGCCCAAGAGTACCACGATGCATGCCTGAAAGAGACTACTTACGAGAATAAagtacttatttttgttttctttgcgcaccATATTcttgtaccttttaaaaaattacagttcagtcactgatgtcacatggagtATTTTAACAAACGTTTTACTACTTTCTGGTAATTCCCTTTCTGTCAGAGAGCTgttggatttcattaaaaataacttaagttgtgttccgaagatgaacgaaggtcctACTGGTGAGAATGAGTAGTTAATGACAGACTGCAGTAAGCAGATCATCTTACCTGTGAAATGCAGTTTATGTATCTGGTGGCCGCCTCTCTCGATAGGATGTGCTGACCATCATATATATTGTTGCATGGTATTTTAGCCAGTGTTCGTAAGAGTTCCTCCTGAGATAGTCCGTGTCCACTTACATTCTTGTCAAATTCAGACATGTCCAGGTCCATACTATAGGCACACAGGAAGCTTTTACCATCCATTAGAGTCACTGAGATCCAAACGGCTGGTGCGATGAGGGACCGCTGAGATATGGAAACACACATGTACCGCATGACCGCCGGGTCCTTCCTCCGCTGTCCCACCGGCCGTTTCCACTCCTCCGCCAGCATCGAGACATTGTTGTTTAGTACAAAACCCAAAAGGAAGAACCATATAGGTGGAATAACTAGCATACTGATCCCATACGAGTAGTTGTATTCAGGGATACAGGGACAGTTGAATTCAAAAGACGTGTAGAGCTGAGCACTCGCCAGAGCCATGACGCCACAAATACCGTTCATAAAAGACTCTTGGTTGGACTGGAGAATCTGGGCCATCATACGAAACTTATCCATGTTGATACCTTGGACTGGTCTGTCCGAATATTACCCTGTATGAGAAGAAATTTTTCTTGCTTAAGGGTCTTAATGTTGATATTTTACATGCAGAACGTCTTCTGTTTTCTACAATCTTAAAAGTAAAAGGAGAGATATGAATTTTTCAAGGTTAAAAGGTCAGAGgtttacaataaataacaaactgagctaacatgaatatttttcatgaaCTAACATAATTAGGTTAATGCTATAAATATGCATTGTTCtctgttagttcatgttagtgACAGCATTAAATGTGAACAAACGAGAcctcattgtaaagtgttaccgaaaaaTGGACAGTATGCAGTAaaatgtaaaccttttttttttcagaataatgCACACAGCTGAATTACATGATTAGACGACGTACTGTAAATAGGGTTACGGACCAACTTATTAAAAACGTAATCATGTGCGTCTGAAATAATTGAGCAGCAAAATGCTGTAAAGAAAACTGTCTACTTACAGAATTTTGCAATGTGCTGCCAAATATTCATCCACCTGTCAAAGCAAATGATTCTGTGTCATCTGTTTCAGCCCTAATTATCACTCTCTGACATACAAAACAGCATACACACCTTCTTCCACGTCACGAGAAAGACTCTGAATGGTGAAAATGTGAATCTGTTGATATCCTAATCTTCCGTCTgcttgtatttttgtctttacgAACATCACAATTTCAGTATCGATGTAAAAAAGTGTCTATGTATTTTATCATAGTATATATAGTTGattgcatgtatttacataGGTGCTGATACCATGGTAACAGGCGGTGTGGCTCAGAGCACATGCAAAAGTATTGCCTCTCCCTATTCAAATGAAATCTTCTGTGGGATTGCAGGTACAGttggtgaaaacttttgaattgtttacaatgattattaaatcaactatatttcctttaaaaccatcatgatatatatatatatatatatatatatatatatatatatatatatatatatacagtacatagtATGTAACCCAGTTTGTACATACAGTACGTAGTATGtatctccatttttttttaaacatgacaGTTACAGGATTGCAGTTATTTGAGTGATCAAAGACTTGTGTCTTAACAAGGTAAGTGGACACAAGCATCATTAAAGAAAACCAAATTAAACAaccatttttaacttcaaagaGTCCACATGCTTCATTGCTGTGGCATGAACCTCAGCTGGCATCTCTATTGAGACTTTTCAACAACTTTATtctaacaaaaaattatttttaataaaataggaAAACATATAATATACTCATACTACAAGATTCTAAAAGTTTTCCATTGAATAGTTTAAAATGCACTACTaatgagtttattttaaatactgactgatttacatttttgatttggTCCATACTTgcatataacattttatgtagaggtgtactattttaaaaaagaggAAGGGTTGTTTGACAGCACACTTCCTGAACACTGCTGTCAAACTCTGAGAAAGTACATCCTGTATGAGAAGCAAAAACCCGAACAGAGCTCTGCAAACGCATTTTTAGCCAACTTATCTTTTCGGATTTACACCTGAGAGATTCAGTTATTTGGCCATAAAGTTGAGGTTCTGAAAGGTAAGTTGTGTaatcacataaaaaattatCTATTAATCAATAGTGggtaatgtaaatgaaataatatttcagaatgacGGACACTGGTGCTGCCGGAACTCTAAAGCTAACAAAAAATTTTTTCGAAAGCGATTATTACTTGATGTTTTATTGctaattatgtgttttatgaatattttcacaGAGAATATACAGTTTTGTGTGCAGGAAATAACCTTCTTTACACTTTTACACAGGATGGAAGACACATTGCTAAAGATGTTTGTTGTGGTCGTCAGTCTGCTCCTCTCAAAGGATCACACTGTCTTTCACGACCAGGATGACGACATCATGGTGAGCATGCAAAACCATGAGCATTTTCTATTGGAGGAGGGGGCAAAGCTAGAACAAGGGGAGCACATTGTTGCCATGGAGCTGCCACATTCAAATCAGGAAGAGTCACAAAGTCGTCGCAGGGTGCCGAGAGGAGAGGGGGACACATCAGATGTTCAACGAATTATGCCAAATGTCAAGACCACGGTACTGCACGAGGAGCAAATGTCCCCAGTGGGAGAACAAAAAGACTTCCGCCAAAAGGCATTTGCACCAGATGACCAGGGAATATTGGATATTGACACAGACAAACTGACGCTGCATATGTCAAAGGGAGACCTAACACATGAGCATGTCAGTGTGGACCAGAATGTCTCTCAGGGGGATGCCGCACACCCGGAAATACCACAAACTGGCCAGATTGACACCCATCATGAACATCAAGTTAATCAGGGATTACTCATCAACCCAAAAATACCAACTTCGAGTCAAAGACTGACAACTGTAACTCAATCTAGTGACCAAGAGGACACCTACAGTTGGTACCTTTGGAAGACACTCTCCTTGATTTCATTTTTCcgtattttaaaaaacttgcTCAGAAAGGGTTCTAAACTGCAAAGGAAGATGCTGAGATGCCTGAACATCTCCCAAATTTCAGATTTTGATTCCAAGACCTTAACTAACTTCCATAACAACTGTATCCTAGTTCCACTCAGTCACAGTTGGCAAACTTGTGAGTTTGTAGAGGGTTTTGTAAATGACCTGCTAGAAGCTGTGAGGACTATAGGTTCAGACATGGAGATTGAGGACTTTGTTGGCGTTGGGAGTTTATACGAGCAATGGGCTTTAAGGAAGAGCATGGTGTGTGACTTACATGTACTCATAATCCCTCCAAAGCCATATAGCTTCGAGTTTgaggttttgaaagaaagtaGAGGTTCTTCTTCCAGCCAGTACTGCTGCAGAGTCAAGATGGTCAAAGGTGGCGCCAATTCAACCATCTGCCCATCTTGCAGCAATTCCAACCTAGATGACGATACATTGT is a window from the Puntigrus tetrazona isolate hp1 chromosome 1, ASM1883169v1, whole genome shotgun sequence genome containing:
- the LOC122351310 gene encoding calcium homeostasis modulator protein 1, which encodes MDKFRMMAQILQSNQESFMNGICGVMALASAQLYTSFEFNCPCIPEYNYSYGISMLVIPPIWFFLLGFVLNNNVSMLAEEWKRPVGQRRKDPAVMRYMCVSISQRSLIAPAVWISVTLMDGKSFLCAYSMDLDMSEFDKNVSGHGLSQEELLRTLAKIPCNNIYDGQHILSREAATRYINCISQAFGWLFLLIITITAFLIRAIRPCFTQAAFLKTKYWSHYVDTERKMFDETCTEHAKSFAKICIKQYFEGISGEIQPFHDHSHDDSDEDDKPATEEDKLMGVRRQDTMNKVLWDWHTCKPPLSLKKIGDANTGQNGDCSMNPNKNEDQNICDKTDLNEGQNGFKCGYVNPGLDIGQSDSGKGHENASFSIEQNGFTNRRSNASLSQNGFVNGGVFSPCNTHRKAWAVYYSKV
- the LOC122341621 gene encoding inositol 1,4,5-trisphosphate receptor-interacting protein codes for the protein MEDTLLKMFVVVVSLLLSKDHTVFHDQDDDIMVSMQNHEHFLLEEGAKLEQGEHIVAMELPHSNQEESQSRRRVPRGEGDTSDVQRIMPNVKTTVLHEEQMSPVGEQKDFRQKAFAPDDQGILDIDTDKLTLHMSKGDLTHEHVSVDQNVSQGDAAHPEIPQTGQIDTHHEHQVNQGLLINPKIPTSSQRLTTVTQSSDQEDTYSWYLWKTLSLISFFRILKNLLRKGSKLQRKMLRCLNISQISDFDSKTLTNFHNNCILVPLSHSWQTCEFVEGFVNDLLEAVRTIGSDMEIEDFVGVGSLYEQWALRKSMVCDLHVLIIPPKPYSFEFEVLKESRGSSSSQYCCRVKMVKGGANSTICPSCSNSNLDDDTLCLLHPDKKEDHVTEKYINDLLCQENSPYLAKTHVVKWFKSAIRKAWDGISHKYEFDLLFKNRENSGSLKVRFRSGRVILFNLTPVVRFKDSEVHLIPYSHSDIFSDTHWPVCFTRYENALLQHMTKTLPDNSCHIHCLQILSFLHKHQTGLTGPCGLTNYHLKNAVLHFLVNKSLSWDPEQMACRLNDLLNFLQQKLKAKSLNHALVGNPLVPSVIGLPKEFGVAKTVNLFLPFLNEELYLKTSRHLLEMIRNMPVLVYEYGSMRNSI